One segment of Prionailurus bengalensis isolate Pbe53 chromosome E3, Fcat_Pben_1.1_paternal_pri, whole genome shotgun sequence DNA contains the following:
- the CDIPT gene encoding CDP-diacylglycerol--inositol 3-phosphatidyltransferase isoform X1, whose protein sequence is MPGENIFLFVPNLIGYARIVFAIVSFYFMPCCPLTASSFYLLSGLLDAFDGHAARALNQGTRFGAMLDMLTDRCSTMCLLVNLALLYPRATLLFQLSMSLDVASHWLHLHSSVVRGSESHKMIDLSGNPVLRIYYTSRPALFTLCAGNELFYCLLYLFNFSEGPLVGSVGLFRVGLWVTAPIAVLKSLISVVHLITAARNMAALDAADRARKK, encoded by the exons ATGCCAGGCGAAAATATCTTCCTGTTTGTGCCTAACCTCATCG GTTATGCCCGGATTGTCTTTGCCATCGTTTCTTTCTACTTCATGCCCTGTTGCCCCCTCACGGCCTCCTCCTTCTACTTGCTCAGTGGACTTCTGGACGCTTTCGATGGACACGCTGCTCGAGCCCTTAATCAAG GGACCCGGTTTGGGGCCATGCTGGACATGCTGACGGACCGGTGCTCCACCATGTGTCTGCTGGTCAACCTGGCCCTGCTGTACCCACGGGCCACCCTTCTCTTCCAGCTCAGCATGAGCTTGGATGTGGCCAGCCACTGGCTGCACCTCCACAG TTCTGTGGTCCGAGGCAGTGAGAGTCACAAGATGATCGACCTGTCTGGAAATCCCGTGCTTCGCATCTACTACACCTCCAGG CCCGCTCTGTTTACCCTGTGTGCTGGAAACGAGCTCTTCTACTGTCTCCTCTACCTGTTCAATTTCTCCGAGGGACCTTTAG TTGGCTCTGTGGGTCTTTTCCGAGTGGGCCTCTGGGTCACTGCCCCTATCGCGGTGCTCAAGTCTCTCATCAGTGTCGTCCACCTGATCACAGCCGCCCGCAACATGGCTGCCCTGGACGCCGCGGACCGTGCCAGGAAGAAGTGA
- the CDIPT gene encoding CDP-diacylglycerol--inositol 3-phosphatidyltransferase isoform X2 — MLDMLTDRCSTMCLLVNLALLYPRATLLFQLSMSLDVASHWLHLHSSVVRGSESHKMIDLSGNPVLRIYYTSRPALFTLCAGNELFYCLLYLFNFSEGPLVGSVGLFRVGLWVTAPIAVLKSLISVVHLITAARNMAALDAADRARKK, encoded by the exons ATGCTGGACATGCTGACGGACCGGTGCTCCACCATGTGTCTGCTGGTCAACCTGGCCCTGCTGTACCCACGGGCCACCCTTCTCTTCCAGCTCAGCATGAGCTTGGATGTGGCCAGCCACTGGCTGCACCTCCACAG TTCTGTGGTCCGAGGCAGTGAGAGTCACAAGATGATCGACCTGTCTGGAAATCCCGTGCTTCGCATCTACTACACCTCCAGG CCCGCTCTGTTTACCCTGTGTGCTGGAAACGAGCTCTTCTACTGTCTCCTCTACCTGTTCAATTTCTCCGAGGGACCTTTAG TTGGCTCTGTGGGTCTTTTCCGAGTGGGCCTCTGGGTCACTGCCCCTATCGCGGTGCTCAAGTCTCTCATCAGTGTCGTCCACCTGATCACAGCCGCCCGCAACATGGCTGCCCTGGACGCCGCGGACCGTGCCAGGAAGAAGTGA